Proteins from a single region of Amblyomma americanum isolate KBUSLIRL-KWMA chromosome 10, ASM5285725v1, whole genome shotgun sequence:
- the LOC144107342 gene encoding uncharacterized protein LOC144107342: MNHTVLCEFEPLILQKYGKKKLKPNAIPTIFSHRSAPKQRKPPAIRLPLPNKSACVPANNVTAVVPAESSFPAEEDVAIHNGSGEQCIPDDFLTAGELPDGRVMPSSPASSTLEHDRKRH, translated from the exons TTTGAGCCGCTCATACTGCAGAAGtacgggaagaagaaattaaagCCTAATGCGATTCCGACCATTTTTTCTCATCGGAGTGCGCCTAAGCAAAGGAAGCCTCCTGCGATAAGGCTGCCACTCCCAAACAAAAGCG CATGCGTACCTGCGAACAACGTCACAGCAGTAGTGCCTGCCGAGTCATCCT TCCCAGCCGAAGAAGATGTCGCGATTCATAATGGCAGTGGCGAGCAGTGCATTCCTGACG ATTTCTTGACAGCTGGAGAACTGCCTGATGGCAGAGTCATGCCTTCAAGTCCTGCTTCGTCTACCCTTGAACACGATCGTAAGAGGCACTGA